In the genome of Achromobacter sp. MFA1 R4, the window CTGCCGGACTCTTGCGCAGGAAATTGATGGTCAGGCTGGCCGTGACGGCGTGGGCCTGGCCGGTCGCGCCCACCACGGCCGCATACATGGCCAGGTCGGCAAGTCCCATCAGCATGGGCCCGGCGACGATGCCTCCCAGCCGCTGGTGCGCGTCGCGCGCGGGAAGGACCGCGTGCGCCGTGCCGCGCCCGATATGGAGGACGTCGATGCCCAGCAGCATCGAGAACGGATGCTGTTCGGCCAGCAGTACATGAAAGTCGGCCAGGCTGATCAGCGGCGCACGGGTGTCGGGGGGCAGGGCGGTTGCGGTCATCGTCGTTCCAGGGCGTGGCAATAGTTGTCCAGCAGCGGTTCGGCCTGCTGGCCCAGGGACTTGAGGCGTCGGGTGTGCAGCAGCAGCAACAGCCCCATCAGATACGTAAAGACGTTCATCTGCTCGGTTTGCACGGCTTCCGCCTCCCAGGCCTTCGTGCGCGCCAGCGCATGCCCGAGCAGATCGATGCATTGCCGCAGCCGGGCATTGAGTTTCTCGTCCATGTCCCGGCCCAGTCCGCGCGGGCCCAGCCCCTGGACCAGATACATTCCCAGCGAAAAGTCCGTGCGCCGTTCCGCGTAATAGCCGAAGAACGCGAGGATCGCGCCGCGCGCGGCCGTCGTGTCCTCATGCGCGGCGGCGGCCCGCTCCAGGTGCGCGTGCAACCGCTGCAACGACCCATCCAGCAGTTCCCCATAGATCGCTTCCTTGCCCGCGAACCAGGGGTAAATGGCGCCCGTCGTGCAGCCGGCCTCCTTGGCGATCGCGCGGATCGTGGTCTTTTCCAGCCCATCGCGCTCGAAGACCCGCAAGGCGGCGTCCAGGATGATCTGCCTGCGCAGCGCACTCAGGCGTTCGTTGCGTTCGGCGCGCGGGGAGGGGATGGACATGTCGGTCGGGCTCGATTCGATGCCATCGATAATATCGACGATTTTTATTAATAACAACGTTATTCGCCCCGCTTGTGATTACGATGGTCTTCAGTGCCGGAGTCATCCCGGCCGCCTCCGATTTCCCTCGGACGGCAGCGGGAACCGTGAAGAAAGTCGCTTGACGAATGGGTTTTGGAATTGCCCGGAAAATTGGGGGCAGGGCCGAAAGTCGCATGGTTGCGCGCTCGGGCTGTTCGATAAGGGTAAGCCCTAGCGTTGCTCCGCCAGCATCAGCGGGATGTTGCAACTTCCCAACATGCCTGTCGCAAACCTGCACTTTTCTGATG includes:
- a CDS encoding PaaI family thioesterase encodes the protein MTATALPPDTRAPLISLADFHVLLAEQHPFSMLLGIDVLHIGRGTAHAVLPARDAHQRLGGIVAGPMLMGLADLAMYAAVVGATGQAHAVTASLTINFLRKSPAGAIHAHARLLKVGRLSAGEVVLTGDGSDEPLAHIVSTWSVPKP
- a CDS encoding TetR/AcrR family transcriptional regulator yields the protein MSIPSPRAERNERLSALRRQIILDAALRVFERDGLEKTTIRAIAKEAGCTTGAIYPWFAGKEAIYGELLDGSLQRLHAHLERAAAAHEDTTAARGAILAFFGYYAERRTDFSLGMYLVQGLGPRGLGRDMDEKLNARLRQCIDLLGHALARTKAWEAEAVQTEQMNVFTYLMGLLLLLHTRRLKSLGQQAEPLLDNYCHALERR